In the Mycolicibacter sp. MU0102 genome, one interval contains:
- the nhaA gene encoding Na+/H+ antiporter NhaA: protein MTSGRPPLFGRGSSAEASRLADVLRKETVGGALLLVAATCAIAWANSPWAAAYYRLGDITFGPRTWHLHLSVSEWAADGLLAIFFFVVGLELKYEVLAGDLRDPRRAALPVVAAVGGMVMPAVIFVAINAHTGGGALRGWAIPTATDIAFALAVLAVISSHLPSALRTFLLTLAVVDDLLAVTVIAVFYTDDLNLVALGLALVPLALFAVASRRFDNAAVLLVLALTTWYLVHESGVHATIAGVLLGLTVPVREAGKRGTSPPHRLDAKSLEHRIRPLSAALAVPVFAFFAAGVTFGGLHGLASTLHDPIAIGVAAGLVVGKAVGIAGAAVLTAALTRAELDTSLKWVDVVALALLGGIGFTVALFIGDLAFSDPVRQQHVKLGVLMGTLTAAVLAAVLLTIRDRAYARDADSAPAFDLKPR from the coding sequence TTGACCTCTGGTCGCCCCCCGCTTTTCGGCCGCGGATCATCGGCCGAAGCCAGCCGACTCGCCGACGTGCTTCGCAAGGAGACCGTGGGCGGGGCACTGCTGCTGGTCGCGGCTACCTGCGCGATCGCGTGGGCCAATTCGCCATGGGCGGCTGCCTATTACCGGCTCGGCGACATCACTTTCGGACCCCGCACCTGGCATCTGCACCTCTCGGTGTCGGAGTGGGCGGCCGATGGCCTCCTGGCGATCTTCTTCTTCGTGGTCGGCCTGGAGCTCAAGTACGAAGTGCTTGCCGGCGACCTGCGTGACCCGCGTCGCGCCGCGCTTCCTGTCGTTGCCGCGGTCGGCGGAATGGTCATGCCCGCAGTGATATTCGTCGCCATCAACGCCCACACCGGTGGCGGAGCGCTGCGCGGCTGGGCCATTCCCACCGCCACCGACATCGCGTTCGCATTGGCCGTACTCGCCGTGATCTCCTCGCACCTGCCCTCGGCATTGCGCACCTTCCTGCTGACCTTGGCGGTGGTCGATGACCTGTTGGCGGTCACCGTGATCGCGGTGTTCTACACCGACGACCTCAACCTCGTCGCACTTGGGCTGGCACTCGTCCCGTTGGCGTTGTTCGCGGTGGCGTCCCGCCGTTTCGACAACGCCGCGGTGCTGCTCGTGCTGGCCTTAACCACTTGGTATCTGGTCCACGAATCCGGTGTGCATGCCACCATCGCCGGTGTCCTGCTCGGCCTGACGGTTCCGGTTCGGGAGGCGGGCAAGCGCGGCACGTCGCCTCCGCATCGGCTGGACGCAAAGAGTCTCGAGCACCGGATTCGCCCGCTGTCCGCGGCCCTGGCGGTGCCGGTGTTCGCGTTCTTCGCAGCCGGCGTGACTTTCGGTGGCCTGCATGGATTGGCCAGCACACTGCACGATCCCATTGCCATTGGCGTCGCCGCCGGCCTGGTTGTAGGAAAAGCGGTGGGCATCGCCGGCGCCGCCGTGCTGACCGCCGCACTGACCCGAGCCGAGCTCGACACCTCATTGAAGTGGGTCGACGTGGTCGCTCTGGCCTTGCTTGGGGGCATCGGGTTTACCGTTGCACTCTTCATCGGAGACCTCGCCTTCAGCGATCCTGTTCGTCAACAACATGTCAAATTGGGTGTGCTGATGGGCACCCTTACCGCAGCGGTGCTGGCGGCGGTGCTGCTGACCATCCGCGACCGTGCCTATGCCCGCGATGCGGACAGCGCGCCGGCATTCGATCTCAAACCGCGATGA
- a CDS encoding ATP-dependent helicase, producing MSPQDRGTPAPLARFSALTRDWFTGTFPAPTPAQEQAWSAIADGHNTLVVAPTGSGKTLAAFLWALDQLTAQPGQGTRVLYISPLKALAVDVERNLRTPLAGIARMAARRELPAPGITVGVRSGDTSPARRRELVSKPPDILITTPESLFLMLTSAARDTLAGVRTVIVDEVHAVAGTKRGTHLALSLERLDAMLARPAQRIGLSATVRPAEEVARFLSGQSPTTIVTPPAAKTFELTVQVPVPDMANPAEGTVWPEVEERIVDLIEAHRSSIVFANSRRLAERLTGRLNEIHAERCVDTAEAAAPLARAHHGSVSLQTRADVEEDLKSGRLRAVVATSSLELGIDMGAVDLVIQIEAPPSVASGLQRVGRAGHQVGEISSGVLIPKHRTDLIGCAIAVQRMLAGQIETLTVPANPLDILAQHTVAAAALEPLDAEAWFDTVRRSAPFATLSRGVFEATLDLLSGKYPSTEFAELRPRLVYDRDAGTLTGRPGAQRLAVTSGGAIPDRGLFAVYLAGTDETRKPSRVGELDEEMVYESRPGDIISLGATTWRITEITHDRVLVTPAPGQPGRLPFWHGDGVGRPAELGAALGAFTGELAGLDPESFDKRCAGLGFDDYAVDNLRRLLDDQRAATGAVPTDTTLMVERFRDELGDWRVVLHSPYGLRVHGPLALAVGRRLHDRYGIDEKPTASDDGIVVRLPDTDSGAEAPGAELFVFDADEIEAIVTAEVGGSALFASRFRECAARALLLPRRHPGRRTPLWQQRQRAAQLLDVARRYPTFPIVLETVRECLQDVYDVPALTALMAQIAQRRVRVTQVETPTPSPFAASLLFGYVGAFMYEGDSPLAERRAAALSLDPTLLAQLLGRVELRELLDPEVIACLSAQLQHLTPEKAARDAEGAADLLRLLGPLTTEEISARAAGAAVSGWLEHLLTARRVLTVAFGGQRWWVAIEDIGRLRDGLGVAVPPGVPMGFTDPVADPLGELLGRFARTRGPFTTGQAADRFGLGVRVAADALGRLAADGRVVRGEFADFPDSPGEQWCDGEVLRILRRRSLAALRAAIEPVSPAAYGRFLPAWQQIGTPEVATTGVDGLAGVIEQLAGVALPASAVEPLIFGPRVRDYSPAMLDELLASGEVLWSGAGAPAGSAPATDGWISFHTADSAPLTLAPATPIEFGDAHRAILDALHGGGAFFFRQLCGEASEAERKAALWELIWAGWVTGDTFAPVRAVLAGTRRSTPAHRSRRPPRLSRYSVAHAAARAADPAVAGRWSVLPAPQEDSTVRAHHTAELLLNRYGVLTRGAVAAEAVPGGFSTVYKVLTAFEEAGRCQRGYFIESLGAAQFALASTVDRLRGYLDGVDPARPDYHAVALAAADPANPYGAALSWPAHPGTARPGRKAGALVVLVDGQLAWFVERGGRTLLNFADTAEAQRAAAGALTRLIADRRVDGILIERVDGVPVLELPNSPTLDALIEAGFSRTPRGLRMR from the coding sequence GTGAGCCCACAAGACCGAGGAACGCCGGCGCCGCTGGCTCGGTTCTCGGCGCTGACCCGGGACTGGTTCACCGGCACCTTCCCAGCGCCGACGCCGGCCCAAGAGCAGGCCTGGTCGGCGATCGCCGACGGCCACAACACCCTCGTGGTCGCCCCGACCGGCTCCGGTAAGACACTGGCGGCGTTCCTGTGGGCGCTGGACCAACTGACCGCACAGCCCGGTCAGGGCACCCGGGTGCTCTACATCTCGCCGCTCAAGGCACTGGCCGTCGACGTCGAGCGCAACCTGCGCACTCCGTTGGCGGGCATCGCCCGGATGGCCGCACGGCGCGAGTTGCCCGCTCCCGGCATCACCGTGGGCGTGCGCTCCGGCGACACCTCGCCAGCGCGGCGCCGCGAGCTGGTCTCCAAGCCGCCCGACATCTTGATCACCACCCCGGAGTCGCTGTTTCTGATGCTGACGTCGGCGGCGCGGGACACGTTGGCCGGGGTGCGCACGGTGATCGTCGACGAGGTACACGCGGTGGCCGGGACCAAACGGGGCACCCACCTGGCGCTGTCCCTGGAGCGCCTTGACGCGATGCTGGCGCGTCCCGCTCAGCGAATCGGGTTGAGCGCCACGGTGCGTCCGGCCGAAGAGGTCGCCCGGTTCCTGTCCGGCCAGTCCCCGACCACGATCGTGACTCCCCCGGCCGCCAAAACGTTCGAGCTGACCGTCCAGGTTCCCGTGCCCGACATGGCCAATCCGGCCGAGGGCACCGTCTGGCCCGAGGTCGAAGAACGCATCGTCGACCTGATCGAAGCCCACCGGTCCTCGATCGTGTTCGCCAACTCGCGACGTCTCGCCGAGCGACTGACTGGTCGGCTCAACGAAATTCACGCAGAGCGTTGCGTCGACACCGCGGAGGCCGCGGCCCCCCTGGCACGCGCCCACCACGGTTCGGTATCGCTGCAGACTCGAGCCGACGTCGAGGAGGATCTCAAGAGCGGGCGGCTGCGCGCGGTGGTGGCGACCTCGAGCCTGGAACTGGGGATCGACATGGGCGCGGTCGACCTGGTCATCCAGATCGAAGCACCGCCGTCGGTGGCCAGCGGACTGCAGCGCGTCGGTCGAGCCGGACACCAGGTCGGCGAGATCTCCTCGGGCGTACTGATTCCCAAACACCGCACCGATCTGATCGGCTGCGCGATCGCGGTACAGCGGATGCTCGCCGGCCAGATCGAAACCCTGACCGTGCCGGCCAATCCACTGGACATCCTGGCCCAGCACACGGTGGCCGCGGCCGCGCTGGAGCCACTGGATGCTGAAGCCTGGTTCGACACCGTGCGCCGCAGCGCTCCGTTCGCCACCCTGTCGCGCGGTGTTTTCGAGGCGACGCTGGATCTGCTCTCCGGCAAATACCCGTCGACTGAATTCGCGGAACTGCGACCGCGTTTGGTCTACGACCGCGACGCCGGGACCCTGACCGGTCGGCCCGGCGCGCAACGACTGGCCGTCACCTCCGGTGGCGCCATCCCCGACCGCGGACTGTTCGCGGTGTACTTGGCCGGCACTGACGAAACGCGGAAACCCTCCCGGGTCGGCGAACTCGACGAGGAGATGGTCTACGAGTCGCGTCCCGGCGACATCATCTCGCTGGGCGCCACCACCTGGCGGATCACCGAGATCACCCACGACAGGGTGCTGGTCACCCCGGCACCCGGTCAGCCGGGCCGGCTGCCGTTCTGGCACGGCGACGGTGTCGGGCGGCCCGCCGAGCTGGGTGCGGCGCTCGGCGCATTCACCGGCGAGCTGGCCGGCCTTGACCCTGAGTCGTTCGACAAACGCTGCGCGGGACTGGGTTTCGACGACTATGCGGTCGACAATCTGAGACGACTACTCGACGATCAGCGCGCCGCCACCGGGGCGGTGCCCACCGACACCACGCTGATGGTAGAGCGATTCCGCGACGAACTCGGTGACTGGCGGGTGGTCCTGCACTCCCCGTACGGACTGCGTGTGCACGGGCCGTTGGCACTGGCGGTGGGCCGGCGGCTGCACGACCGCTACGGCATCGACGAGAAGCCGACCGCCTCCGACGATGGCATCGTGGTCCGGCTGCCCGACACCGACTCCGGCGCCGAAGCTCCCGGCGCGGAACTGTTCGTGTTCGACGCCGACGAGATCGAGGCGATCGTCACCGCCGAGGTGGGCGGCTCGGCCTTGTTCGCCTCTCGGTTCCGGGAATGCGCGGCCCGGGCATTGCTGTTGCCGCGCCGCCACCCCGGCCGGCGCACCCCGCTATGGCAGCAACGCCAGCGAGCGGCCCAACTGCTCGACGTGGCCCGCAGATATCCGACGTTCCCGATCGTGCTGGAGACGGTGCGCGAATGCCTGCAGGACGTTTACGACGTCCCCGCGCTGACGGCACTGATGGCCCAGATCGCCCAACGCCGAGTGCGGGTGACCCAAGTCGAGACCCCCACCCCGTCACCGTTCGCGGCGTCGCTGTTGTTCGGCTACGTCGGGGCATTCATGTACGAAGGCGACAGCCCGCTGGCGGAGCGCCGGGCGGCGGCCTTGTCCCTGGATCCCACTCTGCTGGCGCAATTGCTGGGCCGAGTCGAGCTGCGCGAACTGCTCGACCCCGAGGTGATCGCCTGCCTGAGCGCACAACTGCAGCATCTGACGCCGGAGAAGGCCGCCCGCGACGCCGAGGGGGCGGCCGACCTGCTGCGGCTGCTCGGTCCGCTCACCACCGAAGAGATCAGCGCCCGGGCCGCGGGTGCTGCGGTGAGCGGGTGGCTCGAACACCTGTTGACCGCCCGGCGGGTGCTGACGGTGGCGTTCGGCGGGCAGCGCTGGTGGGTGGCGATCGAGGACATCGGCCGGCTGCGCGACGGCCTCGGGGTGGCGGTACCGCCGGGGGTGCCGATGGGCTTCACCGATCCGGTCGCCGACCCGCTGGGTGAGCTGCTGGGCCGCTTCGCCCGAACCCGGGGGCCGTTCACCACCGGACAGGCCGCGGACCGGTTCGGGCTGGGAGTGCGGGTCGCGGCAGACGCGCTGGGTCGACTGGCCGCCGACGGACGTGTGGTGCGTGGCGAATTCGCCGACTTCCCGGACTCCCCCGGCGAACAGTGGTGCGACGGTGAGGTGCTGCGGATTCTGCGGCGCCGGTCACTGGCCGCGTTACGGGCGGCGATCGAGCCGGTTTCGCCGGCCGCCTACGGCCGGTTCCTGCCGGCCTGGCAGCAGATCGGCACTCCGGAGGTCGCCACCACCGGTGTGGACGGGCTGGCGGGGGTGATCGAACAACTGGCCGGCGTGGCGCTACCGGCGTCGGCGGTCGAACCGTTGATCTTCGGGCCGCGGGTGCGCGATTACTCGCCGGCCATGCTCGACGAGCTGCTGGCCTCCGGGGAGGTGCTGTGGTCGGGCGCGGGCGCGCCGGCCGGCAGCGCCCCGGCCACCGACGGCTGGATCAGCTTTCACACCGCCGATTCGGCGCCGTTGACGTTGGCACCCGCGACGCCGATCGAATTCGGCGACGCCCACCGGGCGATTCTGGATGCCCTGCACGGCGGCGGTGCGTTCTTCTTCCGTCAGCTCTGCGGAGAGGCGAGCGAGGCGGAACGCAAAGCCGCACTGTGGGAGCTGATCTGGGCGGGATGGGTCACCGGCGACACCTTCGCTCCGGTGCGCGCGGTGCTGGCCGGTACCCGGCGCTCCACCCCTGCGCACCGCAGCAGACGCCCGCCCCGGCTCAGCCGTTACAGTGTCGCGCACGCCGCTGCCCGCGCCGCCGACCCGGCAGTGGCCGGTCGCTGGTCGGTTTTGCCCGCCCCGCAGGAGGATTCCACCGTGCGGGCGCACCACACCGCCGAACTGCTGCTGAACCGCTACGGCGTGCTGACCCGCGGCGCAGTCGCCGCCGAGGCGGTACCGGGCGGTTTCAGCACGGTCTACAAGGTGCTGACCGCCTTCGAGGAAGCCGGGCGATGCCAGCGTGGCTATTTCATCGAGTCGTTGGGGGCGGCGCAGTTCGCGCTGGCCTCCACGGTGGACCGGCTGCGCGGCTATCTCGACGGTGTCGACCCGGCCCGCCCCGACTACCACGCGGTGGCACTGGCCGCCGCCGACCCGGCCAACCCGTACGGTGCGGCACTGAGCTGGCCGGCGCACCCGGGAACGGCCCGGCCGGGCCGCAAAGCCGGCGCGCTGGTGGTCCTGGTCGACGGGCAGCTGGCGTGGTTCGTTGAGCGAGGCGGCCGAACGCTGCTGAACTTCGCCGACACCGCCGAGGCACAGCGTGCCGCCGCCGGGGCGTTGACTCGGCTGATCGCCGACCGGCGGGTGGACGGGATTCTCATCGAGCGGGTCGACGGCGTGCCGGTATTGGAGCTACCCAATTCTCCGACACTGGATGCGTTGATCGAGGCCGGGTTCTCCCGCACGCCGCGCGGATTGCGGATGCGCTGA
- a CDS encoding gamma-glutamylcyclotransferase: MPLYAAYGSNMHPEQMLQRAPHSPMTGTGWLHGWRLTFAGEDIGWEGALATVVEDPDSSVFVVLYDVTPEDEKNMDSWEGSEFGIHKKIRLRVDRVDGITSDPVDSEPAPVLAWLYVVDAWERGLPSARYLGVVAEAAQIAGAPEEYVRNLRTRPARNIGPGS; this comes from the coding sequence GTGCCGCTCTACGCCGCCTACGGGTCGAACATGCATCCCGAACAGATGCTGCAGCGGGCTCCGCACTCCCCGATGACCGGCACCGGCTGGTTGCACGGCTGGCGTCTGACGTTCGCCGGCGAGGACATCGGCTGGGAGGGCGCCCTGGCGACCGTGGTCGAGGACCCGGACTCGAGTGTTTTCGTCGTCCTCTACGACGTGACTCCCGAGGACGAGAAGAACATGGACAGCTGGGAAGGCTCGGAGTTCGGGATCCACAAGAAGATCCGGCTCCGGGTGGACCGGGTGGACGGGATCACCTCGGACCCGGTCGATAGCGAGCCCGCGCCGGTGTTGGCGTGGCTGTACGTCGTTGATGCCTGGGAGCGCGGGCTCCCTTCGGCGCGCTATCTGGGCGTGGTGGCCGAGGCCGCCCAGATCGCCGGCGCTCCAGAGGAATACGTGCGCAACCTGCGGACCCGACCGGCCCGCAATATCGGCCCCGGCAGCTAG
- the nei2 gene encoding endonuclease VIII Nei2, whose product MPEGDTVFHTATVLATALAGKTLTRCDIRVPRYAGVDLSGQRVDEVLSRGKHLFIRVGSASIHSHLKMEGSWRVDRRLARHSPVDHRVRIILEAGPVRATGIDLGVLEVLDRHHDGDAVAHLGPDLLGADWDPAAATERLVSDPQRPLASALLDQTVMAGIGNVYCNELCFIVGRLPTTPVVELNDPGRLVSRAREMLWANRLRWSRCTTGDTRPSRQLWVYGRAGLPCRRCGTSVDSDREGERIRFWCPSCQR is encoded by the coding sequence ATGCCCGAGGGAGACACCGTATTTCACACTGCGACGGTGCTGGCCACCGCGTTGGCGGGGAAGACCTTGACCCGCTGCGATATCCGCGTTCCGCGGTACGCGGGCGTCGATCTGAGCGGGCAGCGCGTCGATGAGGTGCTCAGCCGCGGCAAACATCTGTTCATCCGCGTCGGATCGGCCAGCATCCATTCGCATCTGAAAATGGAGGGCAGTTGGCGGGTGGACCGGCGCCTTGCCAGACACAGCCCGGTCGATCATCGGGTGCGAATCATTTTGGAGGCAGGCCCCGTCCGCGCCACCGGTATCGATCTGGGCGTGCTGGAGGTGCTGGACCGCCACCATGACGGCGACGCCGTCGCGCACCTGGGGCCGGATCTGCTCGGCGCCGACTGGGATCCGGCTGCGGCCACCGAGCGCCTGGTTTCAGATCCGCAGCGCCCGCTGGCATCGGCACTGTTGGATCAGACGGTGATGGCTGGAATCGGCAATGTCTACTGCAATGAGTTGTGCTTCATCGTCGGACGGCTACCGACGACACCCGTTGTGGAACTGAATGATCCGGGTCGGCTGGTGTCGCGGGCACGCGAGATGTTGTGGGCTAACCGGTTGCGATGGTCGCGCTGTACCACCGGCGACACCCGGCCGAGCCGACAGCTGTGGGTGTACGGCCGGGCCGGCCTGCCGTGTCGGCGATGCGGCACCAGCGTGGATTCCGACCGCGAGGGCGAGCGTATTCGGTTCTGGTGCCCGTCATGTCAGCGGTGA
- a CDS encoding pseudouridine synthase — protein MTRRRPAPLPVRDGLGPARLRLHGGPVAAELRTRFGTATAAKVSAGEVVTADGAVVDETTVLPAGAHVFFYRDLPDEVPVPFDLPVLYRDADLVVIDKPHFLATMPRGSHVAQTALVRLRRELDLPELSPAHRLDRLTAGVLLFTTRKELRGPYQTLFARGAVRKQYLARSSAEPTVVFPQLVRSRIVKERGCLQAREEPGEPNAETLVESVGDGRYRLTPRTGRTHQLRVHLASLGLPIDGDPLYPQVIDVAPDDFSQPLQLLAYRLEFDDPFTGRPRGFVSERDLDAN, from the coding sequence ATGACCCGTCGACGGCCCGCCCCGCTGCCCGTCCGTGACGGTCTGGGGCCGGCCCGGCTGCGTTTGCACGGCGGCCCGGTGGCCGCCGAGCTGCGTACCCGGTTCGGTACGGCCACCGCGGCGAAAGTGTCTGCCGGCGAAGTGGTTACCGCAGACGGGGCGGTCGTCGACGAGACCACGGTGTTGCCGGCCGGGGCGCACGTCTTCTTCTATCGCGATCTGCCCGACGAGGTGCCGGTACCGTTCGACCTTCCGGTGCTGTACCGCGACGCGGATCTGGTGGTGATCGACAAGCCGCACTTCCTGGCGACCATGCCGCGCGGCAGCCATGTGGCCCAGACCGCGCTGGTACGGCTGCGGCGCGAATTGGACCTTCCAGAGCTGAGTCCGGCGCATCGGTTGGATCGACTGACCGCCGGGGTGCTGCTGTTCACCACCCGCAAAGAGCTGCGGGGGCCCTATCAGACCCTGTTCGCCCGCGGCGCGGTGCGCAAGCAGTATTTGGCGAGGTCCTCCGCCGAGCCGACCGTCGTGTTCCCGCAGCTGGTACGCAGTCGCATCGTCAAAGAGCGCGGTTGCCTGCAGGCGCGCGAAGAACCCGGCGAGCCGAACGCCGAGACGCTGGTCGAGTCGGTGGGTGATGGCCGCTACCGGCTTACCCCGCGCACCGGACGTACCCACCAGTTGCGAGTTCACCTGGCCTCACTCGGTCTGCCGATCGACGGTGACCCGCTGTACCCGCAGGTCATCGATGTTGCCCCCGACGACTTCTCGCAGCCGTTGCAACTGCTGGCCTACCGGCTCGAGTTCGACGATCCCTTCACCGGGCGGCCCCGTGGTTTCGTGAGTGAACGCGACCTCGACGCGAACTGA
- a CDS encoding NAD(P)H-quinone dehydrogenase codes for MTSPSTRIVIVGGGPAGYEAALVAAAKGPEAVTVTVVDADGLGGACVLWDCVPSKTFIASSGVRTELRRAPHLGFDIHFTDAEIELDKIHERVKSLAAAQSADIRTQLLNSGVEVIAGHGELIDPEAGLAHHRVRVTEHDGGQRVLDADVVLIATGASPRTLPGAEPDGERVLTWRQLYDLHTLPEHLVVVGSGVTGAEFANAYTELGVKVTVVASRDRVLPHEDPDAARVLESVFAERGVTLVKNARAASVTRSGDGVLVTMTDGRTVAASHALMTVGSVPNTSGLGLERVGIELGPGNYLQVDRVSRTSVSGIYAAGDCTGLLPLASVAAMQGRIAMYHALGDAVAPIRLRTVAAAVFTRPEIAAVGVPQSQIDDGTVPARTVMLPLQTNARAKMSRMRYGFLKLFCRPATGTVIGGVVVAPIASELILPIALAVQNRITVADLAQTLAVYPSLSGSLTEAARRLMTHDDLD; via the coding sequence GTGACTTCTCCCTCGACGCGCATTGTGATCGTCGGCGGCGGCCCGGCCGGCTATGAGGCGGCGTTGGTCGCGGCGGCCAAGGGTCCCGAAGCGGTAACGGTGACGGTGGTCGACGCCGACGGCCTGGGCGGCGCCTGCGTGTTGTGGGACTGCGTGCCGTCCAAGACGTTCATCGCCTCGTCCGGGGTCCGCACCGAGCTGCGGCGCGCCCCGCACCTGGGTTTCGACATCCACTTCACCGACGCCGAGATCGAGCTGGACAAGATCCACGAGCGAGTGAAATCCCTGGCCGCGGCGCAGTCCGCCGACATCCGCACCCAGCTGCTCAACTCCGGCGTCGAGGTCATCGCCGGCCACGGGGAGCTGATCGACCCAGAAGCCGGCCTGGCGCATCACCGAGTCCGGGTCACCGAGCACGACGGTGGGCAACGGGTGCTCGACGCGGACGTGGTGTTGATCGCCACCGGCGCCAGCCCGCGCACCCTGCCGGGCGCCGAGCCGGACGGCGAGCGAGTCCTGACCTGGCGCCAGCTCTATGACCTGCACACGCTGCCCGAACACTTGGTGGTGGTGGGTTCGGGGGTCACCGGCGCGGAGTTCGCCAACGCCTATACCGAACTCGGGGTCAAGGTGACGGTGGTGGCCAGCCGTGACCGGGTGCTCCCGCATGAGGATCCCGACGCGGCGCGGGTGCTGGAGAGTGTGTTCGCCGAACGCGGCGTCACGCTGGTCAAGAACGCCCGGGCCGCCTCGGTGACCCGCTCCGGTGACGGGGTGCTGGTCACCATGACCGACGGCCGCACCGTGGCGGCAAGCCACGCGCTGATGACAGTCGGGTCGGTGCCCAACACCTCCGGACTGGGCCTGGAGCGGGTCGGGATCGAGCTCGGACCGGGCAACTACCTACAGGTGGACCGGGTGTCGCGCACGTCGGTGTCCGGGATCTACGCCGCCGGCGACTGCACCGGACTGCTGCCGCTGGCGTCCGTCGCGGCCATGCAGGGCCGGATCGCGATGTATCACGCGCTGGGCGATGCGGTGGCCCCGATCCGGCTGCGCACGGTGGCCGCCGCGGTGTTCACCCGCCCCGAGATCGCCGCGGTAGGGGTGCCGCAGTCGCAGATCGATGACGGCACGGTGCCCGCCCGCACCGTCATGCTGCCGTTGCAGACCAACGCCCGGGCGAAGATGAGCCGGATGCGCTACGGGTTCCTCAAGCTGTTCTGCCGGCCGGCCACCGGCACGGTGATCGGCGGGGTGGTGGTGGCCCCGATCGCCTCGGAGCTGATCCTGCCGATCGCGCTGGCGGTGCAGAACCGGATCACCGTCGCCGACCTGGCACAGACGCTGGCGGTGTATCCGTCGCTGTCGGGCTCGCTCACCGAGGCGGCTCGCCGGCTGATGACGCACGACGACCTCGACTGA
- a CDS encoding glycerol-3-phosphate dehydrogenase/oxidase, with product MSTLGPDQRARAWERLGSEQFDVVVIGAGVVGAGCALDAATRGLRVALVEARDFAAGTSSRSSKMFHGGLRYLEQLEFGLVREALHERELSLTTLAPHLVKPLPFLYPLTRRWWERPYVASGIFLYDQLGGAKSVPAQRHLTRAGALRLCPGLKRGALIGGIRYYDTVVDDARHTLTVARTAGHYGAVIRTSSQVVALLREGDRVTGVRVRDSENGEVTEVQGHVVVNATGVWTDEIQALSRQRGRFHVRASKGVHIVVPRDRIVSEAAIILRTEKSVLFVIPWGTHWIIGTTDTDWNLDLAHPAATKADIDYILTHVNTALATPLTHADIEGVYAGLRPLLAGENDDTSKLSREHAVAVPAPGLVAIAGGKYTTYRVMAADAIDAAAEYIPTRVAPSITEKVPLLGADGYFALINQAEHVGAHQGLHPYRVRHLLDRYGSLIHDVLAVADGQPELLDPIAEAPTYLKVEVAYAAAAEGALHLEDVLARRTRISIEYAHRGVNCAREVAEVMAAVLGWDDADIDREVANYTARVEAEILSQEQPDDASADALRVSAPEARAEILEPIPLT from the coding sequence GTGAGCACGCTGGGACCGGACCAACGAGCGCGAGCCTGGGAACGACTGGGCTCCGAGCAGTTCGACGTAGTGGTGATCGGCGCGGGGGTGGTGGGCGCCGGCTGTGCGCTTGACGCCGCTACCCGCGGCCTGCGGGTGGCGCTGGTCGAGGCGCGCGACTTCGCCGCCGGGACCTCGAGCCGAAGCTCGAAGATGTTCCACGGCGGCCTGCGCTACCTCGAGCAGCTGGAGTTCGGGCTGGTGCGCGAGGCCCTGCACGAACGCGAGCTGTCGCTGACCACGCTGGCGCCGCACCTGGTCAAGCCGCTGCCGTTTCTGTACCCGCTGACCCGGCGGTGGTGGGAACGTCCCTACGTGGCCAGCGGCATCTTCCTCTACGACCAGCTGGGCGGGGCGAAATCGGTTCCCGCGCAACGTCATCTGACTCGCGCCGGCGCACTGCGTTTGTGTCCGGGGCTGAAGCGCGGCGCGTTGATCGGCGGCATCCGCTATTACGACACCGTCGTCGATGACGCTCGCCACACCCTGACCGTCGCACGCACGGCGGGGCACTACGGCGCGGTCATCCGCACCTCCAGCCAGGTCGTCGCGCTACTGCGCGAAGGCGACCGCGTGACCGGGGTGCGGGTCCGCGACTCCGAGAACGGCGAAGTCACCGAAGTCCAGGGACACGTCGTGGTCAACGCCACCGGGGTATGGACCGATGAGATCCAGGCGCTCTCGCGTCAGCGCGGCCGGTTCCACGTCCGGGCCTCCAAGGGGGTGCACATCGTGGTGCCGCGCGACCGGATCGTTTCGGAAGCGGCCATCATCCTGCGGACCGAGAAATCGGTGCTGTTCGTCATCCCGTGGGGCACCCACTGGATCATCGGCACCACCGACACCGACTGGAATCTGGATCTGGCCCACCCCGCGGCCACCAAGGCCGACATCGACTACATCCTGACCCACGTCAACACCGCGTTGGCCACGCCGCTGACCCATGCCGACATCGAAGGCGTGTACGCCGGGCTGCGGCCGCTGCTGGCGGGGGAGAACGACGACACCTCGAAGCTGTCGCGCGAGCACGCGGTCGCGGTTCCGGCGCCGGGCCTGGTGGCGATCGCCGGCGGCAAATACACCACCTACCGGGTGATGGCGGCCGACGCGATCGACGCCGCCGCTGAATACATCCCGACGCGGGTGGCTCCCTCGATCACCGAGAAGGTGCCGCTGTTGGGCGCCGACGGCTACTTCGCGCTGATCAACCAGGCCGAGCACGTCGGTGCCCACCAGGGCCTGCACCCCTACCGAGTGCGCCACCTGCTGGACCGTTACGGCTCGCTGATCCACGACGTCCTGGCGGTTGCCGACGGGCAGCCGGAGCTACTGGACCCGATCGCCGAGGCTCCCACCTACCTGAAGGTGGAAGTCGCCTATGCGGCCGCCGCGGAGGGCGCACTGCACCTGGAGGACGTACTGGCCCGGCGGACCCGGATCTCCATCGAGTACGCCCACCGCGGGGTCAACTGTGCGCGCGAGGTCGCCGAGGTGATGGCCGCGGTGCTCGGCTGGGACGACGCCGACATCGACCGGGAGGTGGCCAACTACACCGCACGGGTCGAGGCCGAGATCCTCTCGCAGGAGCAGCCCGACGACGCCTCGGCGGACGCGCTGCGAGTCAGTGCGCCCGAGGCGCGGGCCGAAATTTTGGAGCCGATTCCGCTTACCTGA